CGGCCGGAACGGGCGACATCCAGCAACGCCACGACGCTGTGGTCGACGTCGCCGCGCAGCGTTCCCAGCCGCAGTGACCCCACCAGCCAGGACTGCAGCGACGGGCCGTCGGTGTCGCATGTGAGCCGTCCCAGGGTGGTGAGACCGTACGTGTCGTCTGGCTCTTTCGTGACGACCCCGCGGGCAGCGAGATGGTCCAGGACACTGCGCAGGATCCGGGCGTCGCAACCGCACCGACAGGCCAGCTCAGGTGCAGTTCCGGGGCGCTCGTCTATGGCGTCCGGCACACCGAGCGAGACGAACACCCGCAACGCCATCGGCGTCACCAGATCGGCGAGCGCGTGCAGTGACCGGATCGCCTCGACGTCCTCGCTCACGACCGGGGGACGGTCCCGCGGCGGCTACTCACTGCAGGACCCGGCGCAGGACAGGACCGGGCTGCAGGTCATGAAGGTGAGGATCATGACCGAGACCGTCCCGTAGCGGGGGTTGAGCTGTTTGGCCAGCTCGACGAGGCGTTGCCGCTCGTCCGATCCGCCGATCAGGTCGCCGTCGAAGAACTCCATCATCTGGCTCGTCGCGTCATCGAGTGAGACGTCCCCGTAGACGAACCCGCGGGCGGAGCTGACGAACCGCTCGATGCCGGGGATCGTCGCCGTCTCCTCCCTCAATCGGGCGAGCGTGAACGTGTCGAACTTTGGTTTCGCGGACTCTGTCATGTGTCGTCCTTCCCAAGACTCGGAACCAGGGGGAACAGTGGTGACCGGACGTCGCCGGGCCGGCACTTCCGTAGCGCGGCGAGTCCGGCGCCCGCCGCTCCGGCCATCACACCGGGAGCCAGCCGCACGACGTCGGCCTGTCCGTAGTGATCGAGCGCCTCGTCCAGCAGCTGGTCCGCCCGTGCGTCGCCCTGCTGCCGGCCGGTGCGGTCCCGCACCAGGTCCAGAACCCCGACGACGGACAACTTGCCGTGGCAGGCCGACGGGTCCGCGGCGCGGCCGAGGAACCGGGCGGCGGCGTCCGTGGTCGCTTGCACCGCCACGGCCACGTCCGATTCCGGGTCCTCGAGGCGATCGCCCGCGAGCAGGCGCGCGATCGCGATGCCGGGTGCCCCGTAGCACCAGTTGAACCGCGACTCCGAGACGCCGGACGGGCCACCGGGCCAGTTCCGCGTCTCCCGGTCGAGGTACCGGCGCTCGTGGTCTGCGGCCGCGGTGACCGCGGCCGCCCACCGCCCGGAGCCACCAGACATCCGGTCCAGCACGGAGAGGGCGAGCGCGGACGCCGACGGCCCGTGTGCGAGGCCCGGCAGGACCGCCGGATCCGCGGCGCCGTCCAGTAGGCACCGGACGTGCCGGGCCAGCGGCCGCGCCAGCGATTCCGCGCGCCCGATCAGCGCGCGCCGCCGCGGGCCGGGATCGGTCTCCAGCGCCGCCCAGCAGTAGGACAGCACGGACCCGGCCACGCCGTAGATCAGGTCGTGGTGCAGTGGGTCGTCTCCGAGGGCGGGCTCGACCGCGTCCAGCAGGTAGGTGACGCCGTCGTCGCGCAGACCGGGCAGGCCGAGCGTCCGTCCGACGGCGATGACGGTGGCCGCGGCCCCGACCCGTCCTCCGTGCAGACCGTGGTGATGCTCGAGGTCGGGCAGCCGCTCCAGCGCGCCGCGCGCGGCTGCCTGGGCCGTCTCGACGAGTCGCGGCCGCTGCAGGACGGTGCCCGCATGCGCCAGGAACAACGCGATCCCGGACGTCCCGTCGTAGAACTCAGGGCCGGTCGACTCCAGCGCGGGGGACCCGGCGGTGTCCGCGCGGCGGGCGAGCCACACGCATCGTCCGCCGTCGGTCACGGCGGCGTCGGAGAGCAGGTCGGCGATGGCACCCGCCCGCTCGGCGAGCTGCCGGTCCCGCACCGCGGACCCACCGTCTCGCCCGGGGGATCTGGCGGGAGCGCGGCGGGACACGACGGCCGGGAGCACCGGCTCGTCACCGCCCGGGTTGAGATGGGTGGACCCGATGCCTCGTCCGCTGTCGGCCAGGGCCGCCGTCATGTGCCCGACCCGGGTCCGGCGGTCCGACCGTCCGCCGTTGCGGACGTGGTCCTCGCGGATACCGCGGGCGAGGATCCGGCTCATCGCCTGGCCGAAGCTCAGCCCGCCCGGCGGGTCGTCAGCGATCGCGAGGCCGTCGGCGACTCGGCGGGTGAACGCGGGCGTCCACGGCCGGACGTCCGGACCGATCCCCTCGTGGACCGACGCGATCGTGTCCCAGGTGGCGGCGAGCCGGCCCGCCGGGAGGTAGAGCACTGCGACGTCGGCGCGTTCCGGCCAGAGCGACGCGTTGTGCGCGACCTTGAGTTGGAACGGCTCCTGCTGGCCGTTCAGCTTCTCGGTCAGGTGGCTGACCAGCACCGGGGCGCCGGACCGAGTGACGTTCCAGTAGACCCGGGTGGTCGCGCCGTCCGGTGTGGCCCCGGACCGAGGTCCGCGGTCCCCGACGAACAGCACGTAGCCCGGTGACCGCAGCGGAAGGGCGGTCGGCAGACGGCGGTCGGGGGCCGCGGAGTACAGCTCCGGCTTGAGGTACCGCACGCCCCACAGCGTGAGCGCGGTGTCCGACTCGTGCTCGAACGACGGCAGCCACTGATCCCCGCCGCGGTAGGCCTGGATCAGCTCCCGGACGAAGCCTGCGTTGCTGCTCAGGATCGGGATGTCGTTGCGGGTCGCGGAGATCGGCCGCGGGGTGCCGTAGATGTAGCACGCCGAGTACAGGATGTCGGCGACGTGCGACTCCAGCGCCTCGGCGACGAGTTCGTCGGCCACCTGGGGCAGCGGCACGGCCAGCTCGCCGAACCAGCGGATTGCGCCGTCGGCGTCGATCGCGATGTGCTCGGCGATCGACTCGACGACGGCGAGGTTCGCCGCGGCCGGTGCGGTCCCGGCCACGGCGGGCGACGCAACGGGCGTCACGACGGCACCGCCCCGAGGAAGATCCGCGCCCCGGCCTCCGGACGGCGGAACAGGTTCGCCGCGACCTGGAGTAGGTGACGGCAGCCCGCGGTGACGGCCGCGACGGTGGCGCAGCGTTCCATGGTGGTCAGAACCAGGCGTCCGGCGATCCACTGCATCAGATCGGCCGGATGCACGTCCGGCCCGCCGTCTGCGCGGTAGCGGTCCAGGATTTCCCGCCCGACGCGGTGCAGGTCGCCGAGTTTCCCGGCGGAGACGTCGGCCCGCCGGTCCTTGGGCGACGTCCAGGTCTCGGCGTCCTCCAGGAAGTCGATCAGGTGCTCGGTGACCAGGGCGGAGAGATCCCACCGTGGGTCGCCCATCCCGGCTAGCTCCCAGTCGATCAAGACCAGCTCCGTGTCCGGCCGCTCGATCACGTTCTCCGGGCGCACGTCGTTGTGGATGAGCGTGCTGTTCGACCACCGCGTGTATAGCTGCCGCAGGCCGGCAGACAGATGCTCGTTCGACTGGATCAGGCGAGTGAGCTGGTGTGCCCCGTGAGTGTGGTACTGGAAGGCGCTCAACGGCGGGTCGGCGATCAGCAAGGCGGGGGACGGCCGGGCCGGGATGACCGGTTCCGGGCCGACCTCCGACCGGTGCAGACGGGCCAGGACGGATGCCACGTCGGCCGCCCGTCCGGCGCGCACGGTGCGGTCCTGCGTGATGCGCTCGAAGAGGCTGGCCCCGTCGACGCATTCGACGACGAGGCGTCCCGAGGTGAAGGAGTGCAGCCGGGGCATCGGTACCGCGGGGTTCCGTTCGGCGAGCACCCGATAGATCTCCGCCTCGTTGGCGACGGAGTAGATCGTCTCGCTGTTCGTACCCTGCTTCAGGACGAATCCGGCCGTGCCGCTGCGCACGAGGAACGTGCGGCAACGACTGGATCGGTCGTGCACCGTGATCCCTGCCCGGACGATCTGCCGAGTCGTCAGGAGCCCTATCTCGATCAGGTGGTCGATCGCTGTCGATGCGTCGAGTAGCCGTACACCGGGCGCTGTGAAATCGATGACCGATGTCATCGATCCCCGCTTCGTCCCGATGGGTGCGCGGCTACTCGACAGGAACGCACGATGATCAGCAGGTGCCGCAGCTGATCGCCAACGTACAGGCGGTGACCGTCAGCCCGATCGACGGCGTCCCGCACATCGTCTCGATGCGCTTGGTGAGCTCGACGACTCGATCGCGCTCGACCCTCCCGTCGATCATTGCGCCCTGGAAGAACGTCTCCATCTCATCGAGTGCCGCATTGATGTCGAGCTCGCCGCGGAGGTACGCCTGAGAGGCCGAGTCGAACGTCTCGGCTCCCTGGACACGGCGGAACGACGCCGCGAGCGCTTCCATCGCGGAATCGTAGGTCTCGGTCGTCTCACTCGGTAGTGTTGCGGTTGCCATGTCAACCCCTCCAGGTGCACCTGTCCGAACGTGAACGCCTTCACTCTTTCGGGTATAGAAACCAGGCGCAATGGACCGCGGTCGAATGGCAGCTTGTTGTCATTCGACCGCGGATCACGGCCAGGCGATGACAGGTTGCTGCCACGCGCCGAACGGGTTCTCGGGGGGCCGCACGGCGGTACTGTCGGCGACCCGCTGCCACGTGTCGATCGGAGGCCTCATGGGCCTGTTGCTCGCCAGAGCCCGTCCCCACGCCCTCCTGCTGACGGTAGGCCTGCTGCTCGCCCTGGCCGGGAGCGTGGCCGGCCTGGCCCAGCCGCTCGGGGCTCGGGCCGTCATCGACACGCTGGGCGGGAACGGGGCGCTCCTACAGCCCGTCCTGGTCCTCTGCGGGCTCGTGGTGGTCAGCGCGATCTGCAACGGCGCGAACTCCTACCTGCTCGGCCGGACCGGGGAACGGGTCGTGTTCGACGTCCGCCGCCGGCTGGCCGGACGGCTCGTCCGGCTGCGGACGGCCGAGCTCGATGCCCGCTCCCCCGGCGACTTGATCTCCCGCGCGACATCGGACACCACCTGGATCCGGCAGGCGACCACGACCGCACCGGTCGGGATCGTGAACGGTACCGTCGGGCTACTCGGTGCACTGATCCTGATGGCGGTCCTCGACGTCCGGCTGTTCGCGGTGACATCCGGGGTCCTGGTCGCGATCGGGCTGGTGGTCGGCTACGCGGTACCCCGCATCCGGGCGGCGACGCAGACGGCGCAGTCGTCGGTGGGGATCGTCGGTTCCGCCCTGGACCGCGCGCTCGGGGCGATCCGGACGGTGAAAGCCGCCGGCGCCGAGAGCCGAGAGCAGGCGACGGTGGAGGACGCGGCCGAGCGGGCGTACCGGGCCGGCCTCACCGGCGTCCGCTGGACGGCCCTGCTCGCCGTGGTCGCCGAGCTGTCCCTGCAGGTGTCGTTTCTGGCCGTGCTCGGCGTGGGCGGCGGTTTCGTCGCGGCCGGGTCCCTGCCGGTGTCCACGCTCGTCGCATTCCTGCTGTACCTGTTCTACATCGCGGGCCCGCTCACCGAGCTGGTCACCGCCCTGACCGCGCTGCAGCAGGGACTCGGCGCGGCGAACCGGCTCACCGAGGTCGAGGAGATGGCCGTCGAGGAGGACACCGAGCCCGGCCATGCCGTGGCCGCGGTGCGGACGCCGCCTCCCGCACTGCGCTTCGAAGGGGTCCGGTTCGGCTACCCGGGCCGCGAGGACGTCCTGCACGACGTCACGTTCGAGGTCCCCGCCGGGAAGCGGGTGGCTCTGGTCGGGCCGTCCGGATCCGGCAAGACGACGCTGCTGTCCCTCGTGCTGCGCTTCCACGACCCGCTCGCGGGGACGATCCGCCTTGACAGCACGGACCTGACCACGATCCGGCGCGCGGACGTGCGCAGACGCATCGGCTACGTCGAGCAGGACGCCGCCGTCGTCGAGGGGACGTTGCGGGAGAATCTGCTCTACGCGGCGGCCGGTGCGGATGACGCCGAGCTGAGGAGAGCGGCCCAGCAAAGCTGCCTGGACGAGCTCGTGGACCGGCTCCCGGACGGCCTGGACTCCGCCGTCGGGGCACGCGGGATCACCCTGTCCGGCGGGGAGCGACAGCGGATCGCTATCGCGCGAGCGTTGCTGCGACGCCCGGGCCTGCTGCTGCTCGATGAGGCGACGGCGCACCTGGACGCCCGCACGGAGGATGCGATGAGCGCGGTGCTGACCGGCCGAGACATCGGGTGCACTGTGCTCGTCGTCGCCCACCGTCTCGCGACCGTCCGGGACGCCGATCTGATCGTCGTCGTCGACCGGGGGCGCGTCCGGGCCCGGGGCACCCATGCCGAGCTGCTGGCGACCGACCCGCTCTACCGCGAGTTCACAGCCACCCAGCTCGCCGCCGAGAACAGCACCGCGAACGGTGGCGCGCCGGTCACGGTGTCAGACCGCAATCAGTAAAGGTCGGCCCCACAGACGGAACGAGGTTGCCGGGGACTCGGAACGGCATCTCTGGCTGGGGCGATCGGCGACGGTCGCGACACGCGCCTACGGGTGTGGGGTGGCCCTGGTAGGGCTCTGCGGTGTAGCAACGCTGGTCCTATCGGCCCACCACCACCGTCGTTAACCGGGCCCCACCCGGATCATCGAAACTACCGAAACCGTCCGCCCCGACGACGGGCAGAAGCACCGGTGCCCAGCGAAGACGACGTCCCGCTCAGCCCGCGGTCGACTGCCGACGAACCAGATGCAGCGCCGCGTGTCCGGTCCCGTCCGGCTCAGCCCTGCAGGCGCTGCAGGATCTGCGTGAGCAGCTCCCGGTTCTGCTGCAGCTCGCGCTCGATCCCGTCGAAGCGGCGGGTCGTGTCGCCGTCGAGGGTGTCGAAGCGCTGAGCAGTGTCACCGGCCAGGGTGTCGATCTTGGTTTCGATGCGCTCGCTGATCTCGTAGAGCGCATCGATGTCCGCGCCCTGCTGACGCACACGTCGGCTGAGCTCAGGAGAAGACATGACCGCGATCCTATCCGGTGAGGCGGGCGCAGGTCTCTGCGGCGCCCGCTCGGATGGTGTCCGCCGCCGAGCGAGGCGAGTGCAGCACTCGCGGGCGCCGGCCCCGTTCGCAAGCGCAGCACCGAGTGCCCTGAGCTGGGCTTTCGTCCAGCTCAGGGCGCCGCGAGGCACCAGTGAACCGACCTCCATTAGACGGGATAATGGGCGATTTCCCAGGCATGTCCGTCGGGATCGGTGAACACTCCGGAGTAGAAGCCAAGCTCGGAGACCGCGGCCGGCTTGGTCACCGTGCCGCCGGCGCCAGTGACCGTGGCCAGCAGCTCGTCGACCTCGGCATCGGACCGGACGTTGTGCGCGAGGGCGATCCCACCGAAGCCGCTTTCGCGAGCGTCCTCGAGCCCGCAGTCGGCCGCGAGCTTCTCTCGGCTCCAGAGCACCAGGGCGAGTCCTCCCGCCTGGAAGAACACGGTTTCCTCGACCTCTTGTCCGCTCCACCCCAGCGCCGTGTAGAAGGCGTGGGCCCGGGCCAGGTTACTGACGCCCAGGGTGACGAGGCTGAGTCGCTGGTCCATGTAGACACCCTACGGACGCCCGGTGACGAGACTTGCCCTCGGGAGAGAACGCCGGGGCGGTGTTCACGGCGTTGAGGTGGGCGAGCTGGCGCCCCTTCTGCAGGCGAGATCGGGCGTCAGTGTGTGTGGAGCGCAGGCGAGTTCAGGAGCGGCCGCGAGGGCGCCACCGTCCGAATCCCCCTTCGGTGTTGAGGGTCTGCCCGGTGATCCATGCGGCTTCGTCGGTGGCGAGCCATACGATCAACCGGGCCGGGTCGGCGGGTCGTCCGTAGCGGCCGAAGGGGAACATTGGCGCGACGAGGTTCCACATGTCCTCGGTCAGGTAGCCGGTGTCGACCGGACCGGGGTTCACGGTGTTCACACGGATAGCGAGGTCGGCAAGCTCGTCGGCGATCGTCGTGGTGAGCCCGGCCATCGCCGCCTTCGCTGCTGCGTAGGCGATCTCGCCCGGCAGCGGCCCCAGTCCCTGACCGGAGGTCAGGAACACGATCGAGCCCCCGGGTCGGCCGTCGTGCTGGCGGGCGAAGGCTTGAGCGAGCAAGATCGATGACCGTGCGTCGACGGTCCAGTGGGCGTCCAACTGCTCGGCCGTGACCTCGCCCAGCGTCGCGTCCTGCCCGGTCAGCGCATGATTGCAGATCAACACATCGACGTGTCCGACCAGTTCGACAGCGGCGTCCATGAGGCGCGCGGGTCCGTGGGGGTCGGCGAGGTCGACACCTATCTCCGCGACGACCGCGTCGGCGCGGGAGCGTCTTCGAACCGATGCGACGACGGCATCGAGGTCGTCGGCGCCCCACTCCTGTGCTTTGTCATGAGGCTGGAAGTGATGCAGGACAGTGCTCGCGCCGTAGGAGGCCGCCAGAGCGGCGATCGCATGGCCGATCCCGCCCCGTCGGCTGGCGCCTGTGACGAGCACGGTGCGGCCTGACAACGGGTACGGATCTCGACCGCGCGCAGCATCCGTGTCAGGGGGCACGGGTTCAGGCATGGCGGCGACGTCTCCGATGAACGCGGGAAGGCAGGGAACGCATAGTCCTGTCGGTTTCGTCGAGGATCGGGTCCTCCCGTTAGTCATCGAGGCCAGCGCGGATCGCCTGCTCCACTGGCGAGAGTGGTCTCCTCGCCCGAGGCTCGAGTGCATCGGCGGGTTCGATCGCGTTCTGCGCCATGAACCGGTGCTGCATCCCACGGTGGGTCTGAGCAGCGTGGACGAGGAAGGGGTGGCAGACGTACACGTCGCCGCACCGACCGGTCGCATGGGTAACCGGTCTGCTTGCCGAGGCTTGCTCGATCTTCGAGCTCAACGCCTGGCTGTCGACCCCGGCGGAACCGTAGGGGTCCAGCAGCTGCGGAACGTCGAGATGTGAGCCGATCCTGATACGTGTGGGGCTGTCGTCCGCGCCGACGTTGCTGAACAACATCAGCAGCAGCAGGGCGCGGCCGTCGGAGTTGACGTTGACCCTGAAGCCAACCTCACGCATGGTCTCGACCGATTCCAGGTCGTCGTCAGTGAGCTCTCGGTCGGGGAACGCCGCGTCGATGTGCCAGCCGGACTCGAGCGGTTCCTCCTTGCTGGGGAACCGCAACGGGAAGGCGCCCACATGGTCGCGCCGACGCCATCGGTCGGGTCCGACCAGCTGATCATAGGTCGCGACCAGAGTCGGCGAGTTGACGGCGTTAACGAACGGCTCGTCGTCGCGATAGAGGACCCAGTGGGTCGACGACACCCACGTCATGGGGTCGTCGGGGTCGTAGCCGGTCTCCTCCCACAAGAGCCTTTCGCAGGCCCGGGCGACAGGCTCGGGCACCGCGCCGGGTAGATGCACGAACCCATCTCGAACGAAGCGGTCGGTCAGCTCGGTCACACCGAGTCCTCCTCTTATCGGACATATGGGCCATATATGTGTAGCGGGGCAAGTCGGTCGGACCCACCCATTTTCGGTGGGTGCGACCGCCGGTGCCTGCGCTTGCCCGTTCGCCGACGTGGCGTGCGTGCGATGAGCCCAATCGGGCCGACGCCGAGAGTCGGGTGGCGGCCGATCCGTCCGCGTGTGGCCTCCACGTGCCCCGTGATGCTGCCATCCGGGTCGACAGCGACGAGGGG
The Pseudonocardia sp. EC080619-01 DNA segment above includes these coding regions:
- a CDS encoding phytanoyl-CoA dioxygenase produces the protein MTELTDRFVRDGFVHLPGAVPEPVARACERLLWEETGYDPDDPMTWVSSTHWVLYRDDEPFVNAVNSPTLVATYDQLVGPDRWRRRDHVGAFPLRFPSKEEPLESGWHIDAAFPDRELTDDDLESVETMREVGFRVNVNSDGRALLLLMLFSNVGADDSPTRIRIGSHLDVPQLLDPYGSAGVDSQALSSKIEQASASRPVTHATGRCGDVYVCHPFLVHAAQTHRGMQHRFMAQNAIEPADALEPRARRPLSPVEQAIRAGLDD
- a CDS encoding phosphotransferase family protein is translated as MRSGTAGFVLKQGTNSETIYSVANEAEIYRVLAERNPAVPMPRLHSFTSGRLVVECVDGASLFERITQDRTVRAGRAADVASVLARLHRSEVGPEPVIPARPSPALLIADPPLSAFQYHTHGAHQLTRLIQSNEHLSAGLRQLYTRWSNSTLIHNDVRPENVIERPDTELVLIDWELAGMGDPRWDLSALVTEHLIDFLEDAETWTSPKDRRADVSAGKLGDLHRVGREILDRYRADGGPDVHPADLMQWIAGRLVLTTMERCATVAAVTAGCRHLLQVAANLFRRPEAGARIFLGAVPS
- a CDS encoding lanthionine synthetase LanC family protein, with protein sequence MTPVASPAVAGTAPAAANLAVVESIAEHIAIDADGAIRWFGELAVPLPQVADELVAEALESHVADILYSACYIYGTPRPISATRNDIPILSSNAGFVRELIQAYRGGDQWLPSFEHESDTALTLWGVRYLKPELYSAAPDRRLPTALPLRSPGYVLFVGDRGPRSGATPDGATTRVYWNVTRSGAPVLVSHLTEKLNGQQEPFQLKVAHNASLWPERADVAVLYLPAGRLAATWDTIASVHEGIGPDVRPWTPAFTRRVADGLAIADDPPGGLSFGQAMSRILARGIREDHVRNGGRSDRRTRVGHMTAALADSGRGIGSTHLNPGGDEPVLPAVVSRRAPARSPGRDGGSAVRDRQLAERAGAIADLLSDAAVTDGGRCVWLARRADTAGSPALESTGPEFYDGTSGIALFLAHAGTVLQRPRLVETAQAAARGALERLPDLEHHHGLHGGRVGAAATVIAVGRTLGLPGLRDDGVTYLLDAVEPALGDDPLHHDLIYGVAGSVLSYCWAALETDPGPRRRALIGRAESLARPLARHVRCLLDGAADPAVLPGLAHGPSASALALSVLDRMSGGSGRWAAAVTAAADHERRYLDRETRNWPGGPSGVSESRFNWCYGAPGIAIARLLAGDRLEDPESDVAVAVQATTDAAARFLGRAADPSACHGKLSVVGVLDLVRDRTGRQQGDARADQLLDEALDHYGQADVVRLAPGVMAGAAGAGLAALRKCRPGDVRSPLFPLVPSLGKDDT
- a CDS encoding SDR family oxidoreductase: MPEPVPPDTDAARGRDPYPLSGRTVLVTGASRRGGIGHAIAALAASYGASTVLHHFQPHDKAQEWGADDLDAVVASVRRRSRADAVVAEIGVDLADPHGPARLMDAAVELVGHVDVLICNHALTGQDATLGEVTAEQLDAHWTVDARSSILLAQAFARQHDGRPGGSIVFLTSGQGLGPLPGEIAYAAAKAAMAGLTTTIADELADLAIRVNTVNPGPVDTGYLTEDMWNLVAPMFPFGRYGRPADPARLIVWLATDEAAWITGQTLNTEGGFGRWRPRGRS
- a CDS encoding VOC family protein — protein: MDQRLSLVTLGVSNLARAHAFYTALGWSGQEVEETVFFQAGGLALVLWSREKLAADCGLEDARESGFGGIALAHNVRSDAEVDELLATVTGAGGTVTKPAAVSELGFYSGVFTDPDGHAWEIAHYPV
- a CDS encoding ABC transporter ATP-binding protein encodes the protein MGLLLARARPHALLLTVGLLLALAGSVAGLAQPLGARAVIDTLGGNGALLQPVLVLCGLVVVSAICNGANSYLLGRTGERVVFDVRRRLAGRLVRLRTAELDARSPGDLISRATSDTTWIRQATTTAPVGIVNGTVGLLGALILMAVLDVRLFAVTSGVLVAIGLVVGYAVPRIRAATQTAQSSVGIVGSALDRALGAIRTVKAAGAESREQATVEDAAERAYRAGLTGVRWTALLAVVAELSLQVSFLAVLGVGGGFVAAGSLPVSTLVAFLLYLFYIAGPLTELVTALTALQQGLGAANRLTEVEEMAVEEDTEPGHAVAAVRTPPPALRFEGVRFGYPGREDVLHDVTFEVPAGKRVALVGPSGSGKTTLLSLVLRFHDPLAGTIRLDSTDLTTIRRADVRRRIGYVEQDAAVVEGTLRENLLYAAAGADDAELRRAAQQSCLDELVDRLPDGLDSAVGARGITLSGGERQRIAIARALLRRPGLLLLDEATAHLDARTEDAMSAVLTGRDIGCTVLVVAHRLATVRDADLIVVVDRGRVRARGTHAELLATDPLYREFTATQLAAENSTANGGAPVTVSDRNQ